The Streptobacillus felis genome includes the window CCAAATGATGAATTTATAGCTGACTTTATAGGTGAAACAAATTTCTTAACTGGAGAAATTACAGAAGTATTTGAAAATTATGCTTTAGCTATTTCAGATGAAATAGGAGAATTTAAAGTTGAACTTGATAAACCAGTAAAAGTAGGAGATAAAGTTAAATTAACTTTAAGACCAGAAAAAATAAAGGTTGATGTAAAAGTTCCTCGTGAAAATCCTAAATATAAGGTACTTAGAGGGGTAGTTGATGAAGTTATTTATTCAGGGTTCCAATCAAAACTATTTATAAAAGTTGAAGGTTCAAATAGAATAATTAGAGCATTTGATCAACATAGGGAATTTTTAGAAGAAGAAGAACTATTTGAATGGAAAGAAAAGGTGTATTTCTACTGGAATTATGAAGATGCATATCTAGTGGAGGTGTTCTAATGGCACGTAAAGACATACTACAAGAAAAATCTACACTAAGATATCTATATTTTTTGCCAATAACTATATGGATGAGCATATTTTTTGCAATTCCTACTGCAATAATAGTATATTTTAGTTTCTTAAAAAAAGGTGCTTATGGAGGTATTTCTAGTTATACTAATTTTACCTTAAAGGCATATAAAGATATATTTGCATCACAAGATATATTTAAAATAGTTTTAAAAACACTAAATTTATCTGTAATTATTACTATTATAACTATACTTATTGCAATACCAACTGCATACTTTATTTCTCGTTCAAAGAGAAAAAACCTATGGTTATTATTAGTTGTAATACCATTTTGGACTAACTTTTTAGTAAGAATATTTTCTATAGTTGCCCTTATAGGTAATAATGGAATATTAAATAGATTTTTAGTTAAAATATTTTTCTTAGATAAACCTTTAGATTTATTATACAATAGAAATGCTGTAATTATTATTTCTGTATATATATTCTTACCTTATGCTATATTACCGCTATATACAGCTATAGAAAAATTCGATTTTTCACTGATAGATGCAGCAAGGGATTTAGGTGCAAGTAATTTTACTGCACATATGAAGATATTTTTACCAGGAATAAAAAATGGAATAATAACAGCTTTAGTATTAACATTTGTACCTGCAATAGGATCATATGCAGTACCAGATTTAGTTGGAGGAACAGATGGAATAATGCTTGGGAATATTATAGCTACAAGAATGTTTAGTTTAAGAGATTGGCCATCAGCATCGGCTATTTCTACTCTATTTATACTTATTACTTCAGTATTTGTATGGATAGGAATAAAAGCAGATAAGGATGGTGATGAATAATGAATGAAAAAAGAAGATTTTCTTTATTCTTTTTCGTATTAGTAATGATTTTTTTCTATTTACCAATAATAATGTTAATATTATTATCTTTTAATTCAAGTAAAGGTTATGAATTTAAATCTTTTTCATTAAGATGGTATATAGATTTATTTACAAAATCACCAAGACTGTGGCAAGCTTTTGGAAGAAGTATAATTATTGCAATATCTTCTTCTGCAGTTTCTGTTGCTATTGCAATACTTGGTGCAATAGGTATAAAATGGTATAACTTTAAAGTTAAATCATATGTTAAGGTATTAAACTATATTCCTTTAGTAATACCAGATTTAATAATAGGGGTTTCATTACTTTTATTCTTTAATATGAATTTTGCTAAAATACCTTTAGGTATGTTTACAATATTTATTGCACATACGACATTTAATATACCTTTTTCTCTATTTATATTAATGTCTAGATTATCTGAATTTGATTTTTCTATAGTAGAAGCGTCAAGAGATCTAGGTGCAACAGAGTTTCAAACTTTAAATAAAGTAATATTACCTACCATGGTTCCAGGTATAATATCAGCCTTTTTAATGTCTCTAACATTATCACTTGATGATTTCGTAATTACAAGTTTTGTTACAGGTACAAATTCTGATACTTTACCAATACAAATATATTCAATGCTTAAATTTGGTGTAAGTCCAACTATTAATGCATTGTCAACTATATTAATACTAGGAACTTTAGTTCTAGCACTTTCGTCAAGAAAATTACAAAAATATATGTTGAGTTAAATATTTAATACTCTCTTTATTGTTTAAACAGTGAAGAGAGTTCTTTATTTCTAAACTTCACTTTTTGTTTTATATAACAATTCCCTTAGAATATCCATAACCATATTGTAAATAATTTTTTCATTTAGTATAATAATCTTATACAAAATATGGAGGGAATTTTATGAAGAAAATTATGTTAACAGTATTATCAATAACAACGCTTTTTGCTTGTAGTAGTATAAAAACTTTAGAAGTTGAGGATAAAGACTTCGTACTTGAGAGCATACAATATACAGAAAATGATAAAATAAATGCTTTAGGTAAAGGAATGACTTTAGAGTTTGAAAATAAAAAACTATCAGGTAAAAGTTCAGTAAACAATTTTTTTGCAGAATATAAGGTGGAAAATAACAAGTTGATAGTAGATGGCTTAGGTATTACAAGAATGGCTGGAGATCCAAAGGATATGGAATTAGAAACAGAATATTTAAATGCTTTACAAACTAATAAACATATTAGTAAAGAAGGAGAAAAATTAGTGCTTGAATCACAAAATGGAATGAAACTTATTTATACTAAAGAAATAGATGATGATGTTTTAGAAAATAAAAGTTTTAAATTAATAAATCCTGAATTTTCAGGTGCAGAAATTACTATAGGGTTTAAAGATGATAATGTATTTGGAAAAAGTGGTGTAAATAACTATTTTACAACATATGAAATTGAAGATAATGTATTAATATTACAAACTATAGGTTCAACATTAATGGCTGGAGATCAAAAAACAATGGATCTTGAATTTAAATACCTAGCTATGTTAAATAATGTGATAGGAATTGAATATGAAAATAACAAATTAACTCTTTATACTAAAGATAATCAAAAATTAATATTTAATGAAGTAAAATAGTACCTAGGTACTATTTTATTTTATTAATAAATATAAGACAATTACAATTATTAATAATATAAATCTATAAATTATTTTTTTGAAAATTGGAAATATTAATGGAAGTCCATTAAGTACTATTAAAAAAGTGATGAAAATAATTAAATCTTTGTGTTCTTTCATGTTTACTCCTTTGAAAAAATATATATTTAATATATATCATTTTTTAATTTACAATTCAATGTTTTTCCTATTTTTTTACATTAATCTATGGTATAATTTAAATAAATCAACTTAAAGGATGTAGATATGGTTAATAAATTTGATGAATTGATTAATGAAAGAAAAGAATTTCAAAGAAAATCAGACGGTGTGTCTGAAGTTAAAATTTTACGTGAAATAGTTAAGATGGCTAAAGATTTTTATGGTGAAATGTCAAATGAGTATATATATTATCTTAATGAATTAGGTGGTTCTGCTAAATATATAGGAGAATATGAATTAGGTATAAAAAGCTTAGAAGAAGCACTTTCTTTAATAGAAAAAAGAGAGGGTAGAAGATCGGTTGCTTATGGTACCTCTCTTTTAAATATAGCTGAAGTATATAGATTTAGAGGAGATTTAGATAAAATAGAAAAAATATATTTAGAAGTTTTATCTGTTTTTGATGAAAACAAGATGCAAAAAGAATATATTTATGCTGGACTTTGTAATAACATTGGTATTTTTTATCAAAATACATCAAGGGTTAGTGAAGCTATATCTTATCATGAAAAAAGTTTAAATATATTAGTTGATATGCCAGAACATTTAGTTGAACTTGCAACTACATATAATAATCTAGTTATGCCATATAAAGAAATAGGAGAAATGAAAAAGGCATATTCAAATTTAGAAAATGCTTTAGAAATTTATGCAGCTACTTTAGGTAAGAATCATTCTATGTATGGAGCAGCATTAAATAATAAGGCTATACTTAAATTTGAAGAAGGAGATTTTGTTAGTGCTTTAAATATATTTGAAACTGCATTAGATATTACAAAAAAATCTTTTGGAGAAAATAGTTTAAATTATCAAAATCTTTTATCTAATGTTGAATATATAAGAGATTTGATTAAGAAAACACAAAAAGAAGTTGATATAGAAGTTACTAGTGATTCAAAACTTATTGATATTTCTAGAGAATATACTAAGAAATATATATTACCAAAAATTAAAGAGAAAAATGAGGAACTATTAAGTAAGATTACCATAGGCCTTATTGGTGAAGGTTCAGAAGTAATAGGATATGATGATGAATATTCAAAAGATCATGATTATACTTTTATGCCCTTATTATTATTAAATAATGAAGATTATGAAAAATATTCTAAGGAATTAGAAGACATTTTACTATCTCTACCTCAGGAATTTTTAGGAATAAAACATGTTAATAATGATGTTATTGCTGAAAGACGTGGAGTAAAAAAAATAGGAGATTATTTATATAAATTTATAGGTAAAGAAGAAGCAAACTTAACTATAGAAGATTATAGAAAAATACCAGAATATGCGTTGTTTGCATTAACTAGTGGAGAAATATTTTATGCAGGTAATGATGAATTTACATCTATAATTCAAACTTTAATATATTATCCAAATATAATTAGAGAAAATAAGATAGCTACAGTATGTACACGTATTGCACAAAGTGGACAATATAACTATTTAAGATTAATGAAAAGAGAGGATAAGATAGCTGCTAATATGGCTAAAAGTGTATTTATAGAAAATGTAATACATTTAGTATACTTATTAAATTCTAAATATATGCCTTTCTATAAATGGTCATCTCGTGGTCTTAAAGATTTACCTATTTTAGGTAAAGATATGGAAAAAAGAATACTTGAATTGATTGACAATACAGTACTTGATAAGCATCAAATGTCTAATAGAATTGAAGAAATATGCTATTTCCTTGTAGAAGAAATTAAAAAACAAGGACTTAGTAAAGAAAAAGGATATTTTATGGTAAATCATGCTGCATATATACAAAAAAATATAGATGATGAATTTTTAAAATTATGGACACCTTTTGAAGATTAGGAGAAGTTATGGAAAGAAATGATTTGATAAAAGAGATTATAGACAGAGAATGGGAAATGTTTACTGTTCTTAAGAATACAGGAGGACCTGCAGAATGTCAAAATAATAAACCTGAATTTATAGTTATGAGAAAAGGACAATGGGATAATTTGCCTATAAATATATTACAAAGTTACTTAATAGATTTAAAAAAAGCAGAAGAAATAGGTAGAAATTTACTTGAAGAAAAATATATAAGAATGATGGAATTTTCAGCTCCTGAAGAATTTGAAGGTGTAAAAGATTTGCTTCCTGCATTATCACCGGGTGTAGAAGTATTGATAAAAAAAATAGAAAAAACATATCTTGCATGGGGAGATGAATTTGAGGCAAAATTCCCTAAATTCTCTAAACTATGTAGACCTTTAAGAAGTGAAGGGGATCAACCTGAAAGAGCTTCAGTTCAAACGTATTTAAGAGGAGAACTTTGTAGTTATTCACTTAAAACAATACTTTTTTACTCAGATTATATAGAAGATTGTGTTAAAAAAGGAATAAATTTAATTTATGAAACACATAGTGAAGTTGTAAAAATGAAAGGATTTGAATCTATAGAAGCAGTAGAAGTGTCGCTTGTAATTTAATATGAAATATGTTAAAATAATACAATAAAATTAATAAATAAAGGTGATTGACATGTTGATTAATTATGAAATTTTTAAACTAAAATTAGAAAATAAAATTAAAAAAAATCAAGAATTTTACAATGAACTACTAATAAACACTTTAGATAATCCCAAAAGATATATTGGGAATTTCAGAATTAGTAGTGCAGAGACTAAATTAATTCAGAATGTCACACAGAGTAATGAAATAAAATTTGGGGATTTTTTGGAGGATATTATTACAGACTATATTTCGATTATGGGATATAATAATTTAGAAAAAAAAATTGGTTTTGGTGAAGACGGAAGTTTTCTTAGTTCAGATCAAATTTTTTTAGATAAAAATTCAATAATATATTTAATAGAACAAAAAGTTAGAGACGATCATGATAGTACAAAGAAAAGAGGGCAGATAAATAACTTTATAAATAAAATTAATACTTTAATAGAAAAGTATCCAAACAATAATATAATTGCAAGTATGTGGTTTATTGATGATATGTTGAAAAAAAATAGAAAATATTACCAAGAGGAAATAGAAAAAATAAATTTAAATAATACAGAAATAAAATTATTCTATGGGAAAGATATTTTCGAATTTTTATTTGATAGGTTGGATGTTTGGGATGAACTTATATCACATATACTTAAATTTAAATTAGAAGAAGAAATAGCTTTAAGTATACCAGATTTTGATATGAGTGAAGAAATTTTTAATGCACTTAAATTTATGAAAAAAATAAGTGAAATGAGTAAAGAAGAAATAAAAAATAATAATAGATATAAGAAGATTAAAAGATTATATAAAAATTTATTTTCAAATAAACCTGATTATGTAGAGTTAAGAAAACTATTATTTAAAAATGGATATAATTTAAATAGAATTGAAAAATTTAAAGTGGAAGTTGATTTAATAAAATAAGGTGAAAATATGAAAAAAAATACATTTCCTATAAATAAAATAAATACAGTAAAATTAGGCGATAGCATTGAAGAATTAAAATTAATTCCGGATAATTCAGTAGATTTAATTTTTGCAGATCCACCCTATAATATGCAATTAGATGGTATATTGAAAAGGGTCGATGGTTCAGAGTTTAAAGGTGTTGAAGGTTCTAAATGGGATGAGTTTGAAAGTATTGAAGATTATAAAAAATTTACATATGAATGGTTAAAAGAAGCTAAGCGTATATTGAAAAAAAATAAGTCTTCTTTATGGGTAATAGGTTCGTTTCAAAATATATATTTGGTTGGAAATATTTTACAAGAATTAGGATTTTGGATAATAAATGATGTTATTTGGTCCAAAACAAACCCAACTCCAAATTTTATGGGTACAAAATTTACTAATAAACAAGAAACATTACTATGGGCAACTCCTTCAAAAAAAACAAAATATACATTTAATTATAAGACTATGAAAGAATTAAATGGTGGGAAACAAATGACTAGTATTTGGGAAATACCAGTTTCTACAGGTAATGAACGCCTTAAGGATAATAATGGAGAAAAGTTACATCCTACACAAAAACCAGAAAAATTATTATACAACATTATTATTTCTTCAACTCAAAAAGGAGATTTAATATTAGATCCTTTTTCAGGCACTGGAACTACAGCGGCTTTAGCTAAAAGATTAGGAAGGAAATATTTTGCAATTGAGAAAGATACAAAATATTATAAATATTCAGTTGAACGTATTAATTTAGAAATAGAAAAAAGTGATGATTATATAAACGCAAAATTTGATATAAAACCACCGATTGTTAAGTTTAAGGAATTAGTAGAGAAACAATATATTTTTAATAATGAAAAAGTATATTTTAAGAAAACAGAACTTTATGCTAATATATCGGAAGAGAAAGAATTATATTATGAGGGTAAACACTATGGTATTTCTAAATTAGGAGGTATTTTGAGTGGAATTGAATCAAATGTTAATGGTTGGGAAGTGTGGTATGTAGAAAGAAATGGGGAAAAAGTATCCATTTCAGATATACGTGATGAATATAGAGATAAAGAATTAAATTTTAAATAATATAGATATGATAAAATTAAATAATTAGGAGGAAAAATGTTAAAGATTACTTTGCCAGATGGAGCGCTTAGAGAAGTAGAAAGCATGAGTGTTATAGAATTTGCAAAAACTATATCAACTAGCTTAGCTAAAAAAACAGTTGGAGCTTTCTTTAATGGCACGCAAGTAGATATTACATATAATTTAGATGAAGATGGTACTTTAGAATTAATAACAACAGATAGTCCTAAGGGATTAGAAATATTAAGACATAGTACAGCACATGTAATGGCAGAAGCTGTTATGAACCTGTTTCCAAGTACTAAAGTTACTATAGGTCCAGCAATAGAAAATGGATTCTATTATGACTTTGATACTGAAAGACCTTTTACTGAAGAGGATTTAGTAAATATAGAAAAAGAAATGAAAAAATTAATTAAACAAAATGAAAAATTCTCAAGAACAGTTTGGTCTAGAGAAGAAGCTAGAAAACATTTTGAAAATGAAGGTCAAAACTATAAAGTAGAAATACTTGATTCACTTGAAGGAGAGGAATTTAGTATATATACACAAGGGAAATTTACAGATTTATGTAGAGGAACTCATTTACCTTCGACAGGATATATTAAAGCATTTAAATTATTAAATTCAGCAGGAGCATATTGGAGAGGTGATTCTAATAATAAAATGCTTCAAAGAATTTATGGAACAGCTTTCTATAGTCAAGATGAATTAGATGCATATATCAAACAAGTTGAAGAAGCAGAAAGAAGAGATCACAGAAAATTAGGTAAACAATTAAACCTATTCTTCTTAGATGAACATGGACCAGGATTCCCTTTCTTTATGCCTAAAGGTACTAGATTATTCAACAGATTACAAGAATTATGGAGAATAGAACATAACAAACAAGGTTATGATGAAATAAAAACTCCTATTATGCTTGATAAAGAATTATGGGAAATCTCAGGACACTGGTTTAACTATAGAGAAAATATGTATACATCAGTTATAGATGAAAAAGTTTATGCGATTAAACCTATGAATTGTCCAGGATCTATAATAGCATATAAGAATAATTTACATTCATATAAAGATTTACCATTAAAATATGCTGAAATGGGACATGTACATAGACATGAATTCTCAGGAGCTTTACATGGATTAATGAGAGTTAGAGCATTTACACAAGATGATGCTCATGTATTCTGTACACCTGATCAAATTAAAGACAGTATAAAAGAAATAGTAAATCTATATGATAAATACTATAAATTATTTGGGTTTGATTTCCACGTAGAACTTTCAACTAAACCTGAAAAAGCAGTTGGAGATGACAAAGTATGGGAAATTTCTGAAAAAGCCTTAGAAGAAACATTGCAAGAATTAGGAATAGAATATAGAATAAATCCAGGAGATGGAGCTTTCTATGGTCCTAAGATAGATTTCAAAATGAAAGATTCTATAGGAAGAATTTGGCAAACAGGAACTATACAACTTGATATGAACTTACCTGCAAGATTTAATATGAGCTATATAGGTAAGGATGGAGAAAAACATGAGCCAGTAATGATACATAGAGCTATGTTTGGATCTCTTGAAAGATTTATGGGAATATTAATAGAACACTATGCTGGAGCATTCCCTGTATGGCTTGCACCAACACAAGTAAAAATAATGACTATTTCAGCTGAACAAGTTGACTATGCAACTAAATTACATAAGAGATTACTTGATTTAGGTATAGGGGCTGAACTTGATATTAGAGATGAAAAAATAGGATATAAGATCAGAGAAGCAAATGGAGATCAAAAAATACCTGTACAATTAGTAATAGGTAAAAATGAAGTATTAGAAAATACAGTAAATGTTAGAAGATTTGGTTCTACTGATAGCACAACTAAAAATGTAGATGAATTCATCAAAGAATTATTAGATGAAATAAATATACAATTTTAGTTCATAAGGAGGAGTTATATGTATAATGATAAAGAATTAAATGGTAGAATAGATTCAGGTATATTTGGTTCATATTTATGGATGGGTATAGGGCTTTTAATTACCTTCGGTATTATGTATGCTTCTATATATAATTTACAATTAGTACAAATTTCTTTTACTCTTAATAGATTTTCTATATTACTTATTCTTGCTATAGCAATAGGTATGAGATTTATAATTGTAAAAGCAAATGCATTTGTATTAAAACTGGTATTTATAGGATATTCAGCATTTTTAGGTATATTATTAATCCCTATAATGTTTGCATATGAAACAGCATCTATTATGACACTATTTGGAGCATCATCTGCAATGTTTATAGGTATGAGTGCTTATGGATATTTTACAGGTTCTAATCTACAAGGTTATTCAAAATATTTATTTGGTGGTATTTTAGGTATAATAGTAATGACATTATTAAATAACTATTTATTTAGAAACAATGCTTTAGATATAGCTATTTCAATTATAGGTTTATTAATATTTATAATTTATACTGCAGTAGATACTCAAAGAATTAAAACTATGTTACTTGAAGCATATTATGAAGGTGAAACAGAATTAGTAGAAAAAGTTAAGATTTTTGGAGCTTTAATGCTATATCTTGACTTCATAAACATGTTCCTATATCTATTATCTTTATTTGGAAAAAGAAGAAATTAATAATTTGTACATGCATCTTTTAGGATGCATGTCTTTTTATTTGTAAAAGCAATAAAAATATGTTAAAATATAGAGTAATAACAAGGGTGGAGTAAGTAATTTTAAAGAACTTTTATACAAGAGTTTTTTAATGTTATTTGCTCACTCTTAAAATAATAAATAGGAGGACATTATGTTTGATAAAAAAACTTACATTTTAAATGTATCAGGAAAAGATGTAAAAGTTGAAACAGGAGAAATTGCAAGACAAGCAGGTGGTTCAGTTGTAGTAACTATGGGTGGAACTACAGTACTTGTAACTACAACTAGAAGTAAGGAAGTAAAAGATGGACAAGATTTCTTTCCATTAACTGTAGACTATATTGAAAAATTTTACGCTACAGGTAAGTTCCCAGGAGGGTTTATTAAAAGAGAATCTAAACCTTCAACAGAAGAAATATTAATTTCAAGACTTATAGATAGACCTATAAGACCTTTATTTCCAGAAGGTTTCTTTAATGCAGTTCATGTAGTAATAAATGTAATTAGTTTTGATGGTATTAATATGCCAGAAGATATAGCTACTATAGGGGTATCTTTTGCATTAGAATTATCAGATATTCCATTTAGTGGGCCTGTAGCTGGTGTTACTGTTGGATATATGAATGGAGAATATATTATTAATCCAGAAAAAGAACAAAGAGATAACATGGATATTTACTTATCAGTTGCTGGTACAAAAAGTGCTATAACTATGGTTGAAGCTGGGGCAAATGAAGTAAGTGAAGAAGAAATGCTTAATGCAATAATGTTGGGGCATGAGGCTATAAAAAATATTTGTGAACAACAAGAAGAAATTTTAAATACTTTAGGTATAGAGAAAATGGAATTTAAAGGTATTGTATATGATGAAAGAGTAACTAATTTCTTAGATTCATATACAGGGGATTTAAAAAATGCTATCTTAGTTCCAGGGAAATTAGAAAAATATGAAGCTATAGATAATTTATGTGATAGTTTATTATCTAAATTTAAATTAGAAATAGCAAAAGAAATGTTATCTAAAGAAAAAACAGAAGAAGAAAGATTATTAGAATTAATAGGTGAAAATAAAACTAAGTCTATGGATGAATTAGTTAAAGAATTTAAAAACTATTATCATGATTTAGAAAAGAAAATTGTAAGAGAATTAATAATATTTGATAAATATAGAGCAGATGGAAGAAAAATTGATGAAATAAGACCACTAAATGCTCAAATAGATGTATTAAAGATGCCACATGGTTCAGCTTTATTTACTCGTGGAGAAACACAAGCTTTAGTTGTGGCAACACTAGGTTCTAAAGAAGATGAACAAATTATAGATGGTATGGAAGGAGAGTATAATAAAAAATTCTTCTTACACTATAACTTCCCTCCATTTTCAGTAGGTGAAGCAGGATTTATGAGAGCACCAGGAAGAAGAGAATTAGGACATGGAAACTTAGCAGAAAGAGCACTTAAAGCTGTAATGCCATCAGTAGATAATTTTCCATATACAGT containing:
- a CDS encoding DNA-methyltransferase — protein: MKKNTFPINKINTVKLGDSIEELKLIPDNSVDLIFADPPYNMQLDGILKRVDGSEFKGVEGSKWDEFESIEDYKKFTYEWLKEAKRILKKNKSSLWVIGSFQNIYLVGNILQELGFWIINDVIWSKTNPTPNFMGTKFTNKQETLLWATPSKKTKYTFNYKTMKELNGGKQMTSIWEIPVSTGNERLKDNNGEKLHPTQKPEKLLYNIIISSTQKGDLILDPFSGTGTTAALAKRLGRKYFAIEKDTKYYKYSVERINLEIEKSDDYINAKFDIKPPIVKFKELVEKQYIFNNEKVYFKKTELYANISEEKELYYEGKHYGISKLGGILSGIESNVNGWEVWYVERNGEKVSISDIRDEYRDKELNFK
- a CDS encoding HpyAIV family type II restriction enzyme: MLINYEIFKLKLENKIKKNQEFYNELLINTLDNPKRYIGNFRISSAETKLIQNVTQSNEIKFGDFLEDIITDYISIMGYNNLEKKIGFGEDGSFLSSDQIFLDKNSIIYLIEQKVRDDHDSTKKRGQINNFINKINTLIEKYPNNNIIASMWFIDDMLKKNRKYYQEEIEKINLNNTEIKLFYGKDIFEFLFDRLDVWDELISHILKFKLEEEIALSIPDFDMSEEIFNALKFMKKISEMSKEEIKNNNRYKKIKRLYKNLFSNKPDYVELRKLLFKNGYNLNRIEKFKVEVDLIK
- a CDS encoding ABC transporter permease is translated as MNEKRRFSLFFFVLVMIFFYLPIIMLILLSFNSSKGYEFKSFSLRWYIDLFTKSPRLWQAFGRSIIIAISSSAVSVAIAILGAIGIKWYNFKVKSYVKVLNYIPLVIPDLIIGVSLLLFFNMNFAKIPLGMFTIFIAHTTFNIPFSLFILMSRLSEFDFSIVEASRDLGATEFQTLNKVILPTMVPGIISAFLMSLTLSLDDFVITSFVTGTNSDTLPIQIYSMLKFGVSPTINALSTILILGTLVLALSSRKLQKYMLS
- the thrS gene encoding threonine--tRNA ligase, whose product is MLKITLPDGALREVESMSVIEFAKTISTSLAKKTVGAFFNGTQVDITYNLDEDGTLELITTDSPKGLEILRHSTAHVMAEAVMNLFPSTKVTIGPAIENGFYYDFDTERPFTEEDLVNIEKEMKKLIKQNEKFSRTVWSREEARKHFENEGQNYKVEILDSLEGEEFSIYTQGKFTDLCRGTHLPSTGYIKAFKLLNSAGAYWRGDSNNKMLQRIYGTAFYSQDELDAYIKQVEEAERRDHRKLGKQLNLFFLDEHGPGFPFFMPKGTRLFNRLQELWRIEHNKQGYDEIKTPIMLDKELWEISGHWFNYRENMYTSVIDEKVYAIKPMNCPGSIIAYKNNLHSYKDLPLKYAEMGHVHRHEFSGALHGLMRVRAFTQDDAHVFCTPDQIKDSIKEIVNLYDKYYKLFGFDFHVELSTKPEKAVGDDKVWEISEKALEETLQELGIEYRINPGDGAFYGPKIDFKMKDSIGRIWQTGTIQLDMNLPARFNMSYIGKDGEKHEPVMIHRAMFGSLERFMGILIEHYAGAFPVWLAPTQVKIMTISAEQVDYATKLHKRLLDLGIGAELDIRDEKIGYKIREANGDQKIPVQLVIGKNEVLENTVNVRRFGSTDSTTKNVDEFIKELLDEINIQF
- a CDS encoding Bax inhibitor-1 family protein, with product MYNDKELNGRIDSGIFGSYLWMGIGLLITFGIMYASIYNLQLVQISFTLNRFSILLILAIAIGMRFIIVKANAFVLKLVFIGYSAFLGILLIPIMFAYETASIMTLFGASSAMFIGMSAYGYFTGSNLQGYSKYLFGGILGIIVMTLLNNYLFRNNALDIAISIIGLLIFIIYTAVDTQRIKTMLLEAYYEGETELVEKVKIFGALMLYLDFINMFLYLLSLFGKRRN
- a CDS encoding DUF4125 family protein, which codes for MERNDLIKEIIDREWEMFTVLKNTGGPAECQNNKPEFIVMRKGQWDNLPINILQSYLIDLKKAEEIGRNLLEEKYIRMMEFSAPEEFEGVKDLLPALSPGVEVLIKKIEKTYLAWGDEFEAKFPKFSKLCRPLRSEGDQPERASVQTYLRGELCSYSLKTILFYSDYIEDCVKKGINLIYETHSEVVKMKGFESIEAVEVSLVI
- a CDS encoding META domain-containing protein; the encoded protein is MKKIMLTVLSITTLFACSSIKTLEVEDKDFVLESIQYTENDKINALGKGMTLEFENKKLSGKSSVNNFFAEYKVENNKLIVDGLGITRMAGDPKDMELETEYLNALQTNKHISKEGEKLVLESQNGMKLIYTKEIDDDVLENKSFKLINPEFSGAEITIGFKDDNVFGKSGVNNYFTTYEIEDNVLILQTIGSTLMAGDQKTMDLEFKYLAMLNNVIGIEYENNKLTLYTKDNQKLIFNEVK
- a CDS encoding ABC transporter permease, producing the protein MARKDILQEKSTLRYLYFLPITIWMSIFFAIPTAIIVYFSFLKKGAYGGISSYTNFTLKAYKDIFASQDIFKIVLKTLNLSVIITIITILIAIPTAYFISRSKRKNLWLLLVVIPFWTNFLVRIFSIVALIGNNGILNRFLVKIFFLDKPLDLLYNRNAVIIISVYIFLPYAILPLYTAIEKFDFSLIDAARDLGASNFTAHMKIFLPGIKNGIITALVLTFVPAIGSYAVPDLVGGTDGIMLGNIIATRMFSLRDWPSASAISTLFILITSVFVWIGIKADKDGDE
- a CDS encoding DUF4037 domain-containing protein; protein product: MVNKFDELINERKEFQRKSDGVSEVKILREIVKMAKDFYGEMSNEYIYYLNELGGSAKYIGEYELGIKSLEEALSLIEKREGRRSVAYGTSLLNIAEVYRFRGDLDKIEKIYLEVLSVFDENKMQKEYIYAGLCNNIGIFYQNTSRVSEAISYHEKSLNILVDMPEHLVELATTYNNLVMPYKEIGEMKKAYSNLENALEIYAATLGKNHSMYGAALNNKAILKFEEGDFVSALNIFETALDITKKSFGENSLNYQNLLSNVEYIRDLIKKTQKEVDIEVTSDSKLIDISREYTKKYILPKIKEKNEELLSKITIGLIGEGSEVIGYDDEYSKDHDYTFMPLLLLNNEDYEKYSKELEDILLSLPQEFLGIKHVNNDVIAERRGVKKIGDYLYKFIGKEEANLTIEDYRKIPEYALFALTSGEIFYAGNDEFTSIIQTLIYYPNIIRENKIATVCTRIAQSGQYNYLRLMKREDKIAANMAKSVFIENVIHLVYLLNSKYMPFYKWSSRGLKDLPILGKDMEKRILELIDNTVLDKHQMSNRIEEICYFLVEEIKKQGLSKEKGYFMVNHAAYIQKNIDDEFLKLWTPFED